The stretch of DNA ttataaccgAAAGAAAACCAGaccaaattgttttaaattctCCATAACCGGAACTGATCGAAATTTATCGGGTACCTTCTTTGTACCGACAATGGTACGCTAATCTCAGATTCAGCTTGGGATTTGTCTCGTCTTTATCTCAAACAGCAAATCGTGTTTTTTTAGAGTCGTCTTGAAAATTCTTCTTCCACAAATATCCCAATCTGCAAAAAATCCGATCGGTGAGGAGAAACCCTAACTTCGAAAGGGGGTTcactttatctctctctctcgctcgaaCAGTCTCATGATCGAGAtgtgcttcttcttcaacaacaacaacactcggTAATTTAACTCCTTCTGATTCTCTTTGTTTCCTCATCATCTAGGGCTGAAACATCAACAATGGATGGAAACAAAGACGACGCGTTGAAGTGTTTGAAAATCTGCAAAAATGCTATGGAAGCTGGAGACCGACCTCGCGCTTTAAAATTCCTTGCTAAAGCTCGTCGTCTTGATCCTAATCTCCCTATCGATGATCTCGTCTCGGAgcttaacaacaacaaatcagaCGAACCAGGATCTGCAAAACCTCCTGGATCTGCTGCAACAACGGCcaaggattcttcttcttcttcagatcgGCCTTCGTTACGTCAACGTGGATCGTCAACGacgtcatcgtcttcttcttccatctcctaCACTGAAGAACAGATCTCTATCGTGAGAAAGATTAAATCTAAAAAGGATTATTACGAGATCTTAGGTCTTGAATCAAACTGTTCAGTTGATGATGTGAGGAAAGCTTATCGGAAACTCTCTTTGAAAGTTCATCCTGATAAGAACCCAGCTCCTGGTTCTGAAGAAGCTTTCAAATCCGTCTCCAAGGCGTTTCAGTGCTTAAGCAACGAGGACGCTAGGAAAAAATACGATGTTAGTGGCTCCGATGAACCTATCTACCAACCACGTCGATCTGCTAGAAGTAATGGATTCAACGGTGGTGGAAACTATTACGAAGACGAGTTCGATCCCAATGAGATTTTTAGAGCCTTCTTCGGTGGTGGTGGAATGGCTCCTGCCGCTACTCAGTTCCGATCATTCAACTTCGGAGCTACTCGTCAAAGAGCAGCtaataataacaatcaagctcCTGAAGCAGGTTTCAATGGTCGTATACTTCTTCAGCTACTTCCTGTTGTGTTCATACTCCTGCTTAACTTCTTGCCTTCTTCTCAACCGGTTTACTCACTCTCTGCTACTTATCCTTACCATCACAAGTTCACTACACAGAGAGGTGTCAATTACTTTGTGAGGTCGTCTAAATTCGAGCAGGATTACCCACGTGATAGCAACGATCGGCATGTTTTGGAAGAACAAGTTGAGAGAGATTATGTGTCTATACTTAGTCAGAATTGTAGGTATGAGATGCAGAGGAAACAATGGGGATTTGTTCGTGAAACACCTCATTGTGACATGATGCGGAGATTTGAGACGGCTGAAGCCTAGAGCACCAAGAATGAGTGAGGCACACACAAATTGGGTCAGCTTATAAACATTTTTCATGTCAATGCCTTCACGAGTCAGAActgatatatgtttttgtttttgttttggatttattATATAATGCTTTAGAGAACCTAACATACGATCCTTGGATTTTGTGTGATTATATCTCTGAATTAAGTTTTGGGTTTTATTAACGATGCCTGTTACAACCAAGAAAACATATCCTTCGTTCTAAGGTaaacaaagtaacaaaactgGGTTCAACAGCTTCCTTCCTAAGAATAGTGTTCAAGTTTTCTTAGATTCAAAAGCTTCGAGCAACCTTCTCATACAAGTCTCGAGGCCAGTTCCGCTGTGTGTTGCTTGCAAGAAATCCAGCAATCTGCAAAAGAAATCCATAATTTATATCCCTGTAATCACCTCTCCTGATCTTACAAGTGCCTGATTAAGAATTTTGTCAATGTGTACCTTAGATCTCATTCCCCTCATCGATCCATCAGTGTCAGCTACGTTATCCAAACACGTCAGAGCAACCTTGAGTAAATCAGGGACACAAGTCTGAAAGTAAGAGGATGCTTTCTGAAACTCGTTTGGGGTGGTGTCAGGTAGTCTTGGATCGAGATGTAGGAATGGAAGTTTCGCGACTTCTCTTATGGCATTTAGATGATTGCCTAGTCTGGCTA from Camelina sativa cultivar DH55 chromosome 9, Cs, whole genome shotgun sequence encodes:
- the LOC104712405 gene encoding chaperone protein dnaJ 49-like: MDGNKDDALKCLKICKNAMEAGDRPRALKFLAKARRLDPNLPIDDLVSELNNNKSDEPGSAKPPGSAATTAKDSSSSSDRPSLRQRGSSTTSSSSSSISYTEEQISIVRKIKSKKDYYEILGLESNCSVDDVRKAYRKLSLKVHPDKNPAPGSEEAFKSVSKAFQCLSNEDARKKYDVSGSDEPIYQPRRSARSNGFNGGGNYYEDEFDPNEIFRAFFGGGGMAPAATQFRSFNFGATRQRAANNNNQAPEAGFNGRILLQLLPVVFILLLNFLPSSQPVYSLSATYPYHHKFTTQRGVNYFVRSSKFEQDYPRDSNDRHVLEEQVERDYVSILSQNCRYEMQRKQWGFVRETPHCDMMRRFETAEA